In Fibrobacter sp. UWB4, one DNA window encodes the following:
- a CDS encoding PHB depolymerase family esterase, which produces MTMFKSMAFAGTVAALSSLSFAWSINGTVSTKAGQPLEGVKISSFNYANVETTSAADGKFSLVYDEVGLQVVQSVKASVQFNYNVITISGIKAQTLTVSVMDALGKVAFSKTQHNVNGSVSLDLNKTTAKGAKFLRINADGNRGTYQLGKTVTLLKEGDPLPTIMFAKEGYNNFSYTMKSFTEENVQITMEKASSNPTSSSQIAASSSSAKPESSSTVASSSSKADDVIINCAGKTYQSGDHKMSVNVDGKNRTFIMHVPSAYKGDKPVPLVVDYHPVMGSGQGQLNGTTYKAQTDPEGVISLYPDGTKSADSRKMGPGWNVGPCCSDDDDVKFSREMIKAVEEKVCIDKKRVYATGFSMGGGMSNHVACFMSDVYAAVAPAGMDLNKTNSAQCNPDRPISIIMFRGTNDNVCRYQGGDSGFNDGLNFLGAEGNFQFWAQKNGCTGSPSKNSNGCNEYSNCKDGTKVVLCTKQGGGHEQGDGKIGWPFLKSFTLP; this is translated from the coding sequence ATGACCATGTTCAAATCCATGGCATTCGCAGGAACAGTAGCAGCACTCAGCTCTCTGTCTTTCGCTTGGAGCATCAACGGCACCGTGTCCACAAAAGCAGGACAGCCGCTTGAAGGCGTAAAAATCAGTTCCTTCAACTACGCAAATGTTGAAACGACCTCTGCCGCAGACGGCAAATTCAGCCTCGTCTACGACGAAGTGGGCTTGCAAGTCGTGCAGTCCGTCAAGGCTTCCGTCCAGTTCAACTACAACGTCATTACCATTTCGGGCATCAAAGCCCAGACCCTTACCGTTTCTGTCATGGACGCTCTTGGCAAGGTCGCCTTCTCCAAGACGCAGCACAATGTCAACGGTTCGGTCAGCCTTGATCTGAACAAGACAACGGCCAAGGGTGCAAAGTTCCTCCGCATCAACGCAGACGGCAACCGCGGCACCTACCAGCTCGGCAAGACTGTAACACTCCTCAAGGAAGGCGATCCGCTGCCGACCATCATGTTCGCCAAGGAAGGCTACAACAACTTCTCCTACACGATGAAGAGCTTCACAGAAGAAAACGTCCAAATTACGATGGAAAAGGCTTCTAGCAATCCGACATCCAGCAGCCAGATTGCCGCCTCCAGCTCTTCTGCAAAGCCGGAATCATCTAGCACCGTTGCCTCTTCTAGCAGCAAGGCTGACGATGTAATCATCAACTGCGCCGGCAAGACTTACCAGTCTGGCGACCACAAGATGTCCGTGAACGTCGATGGTAAGAATCGTACGTTCATCATGCACGTGCCGAGCGCCTACAAGGGCGACAAGCCGGTACCTCTCGTTGTGGACTACCATCCGGTTATGGGTAGCGGTCAGGGTCAGCTCAATGGCACGACCTACAAGGCTCAGACAGACCCCGAAGGCGTTATCTCTCTGTACCCCGATGGCACGAAGTCTGCTGACTCCAGAAAGATGGGTCCGGGTTGGAACGTTGGTCCTTGCTGCTCCGACGATGACGACGTGAAGTTCTCTCGCGAAATGATCAAGGCCGTTGAAGAAAAGGTTTGCATCGACAAGAAGCGCGTTTACGCAACCGGTTTCTCGATGGGTGGCGGTATGAGTAACCATGTGGCATGCTTCATGTCTGATGTGTACGCCGCAGTTGCTCCTGCAGGTATGGACTTGAACAAGACCAACAGCGCACAGTGCAATCCTGACCGTCCGATCTCCATCATCATGTTCCGCGGTACAAACGACAACGTCTGCCGTTACCAGGGTGGCGATAGCGGATTCAACGACGGCTTGAACTTCTTGGGTGCCGAAGGCAACTTCCAGTTCTGGGCACAAAAGAACGGCTGCACAGGCTCTCCGTCCAAGAACTCCAACGGTTGCAACGAATACTCCAACTGCAAGGACGGCACAAAGGTCGTGCTCTGCACCAAGCAGGGTGGCGGTCACGAACAGGGCGATGGCAAGATCGGTTGGCCGTTCCTGAAGTCCTTCACGTTGCCGTAA
- a CDS encoding family 43 glycosylhydrolase, with amino-acid sequence MGLFSKMAKAAAVVAGFAVVNSFAVSVNNPIMYVDSPDPSIVRVDDAYYMVTTTMHFAPGVPVFKSTDLAQWRTVGYAYQTLTNNDNMNLNGGKDAYGKGSWASSIRYHKGFFYVLTPSYTTGKTHLYKTADVENGPWSEVQLPFYHDPSLFFDDDGTVWVFYGSGDQISYVQLNDDASGVKAGGRSGKLGGVSVNQATGKSGYIVQQEGSHMEKVNGEYYLFTISWPNGSCRTEVVYRSKNLLSGYTGRVFLSDNGVAQGGIFDTPDGKWYALLFRDSGPVGRMSHLVPMEWKDGWPVPTSGSKAPSTIDLPESPLPGYGMVTSDDFESGELALEWQFNHNPDNKNWSLSANPGFFRITTGRTDSRVVNAKNTLTQRSFGPKSSGRTLVDGKGMKDGDMAGLVALQDDKGFVALAKESGSYKVVMYTGNKDGESQKESKSISGSKVYLRIDFDLPIDRGTAYFYYSTDGDTWTKIGNDVKLNYDLHMFVGVRWGLFNFATKQAGGYADFDWFKVGVDANDEIYLDGAGSEPVPQTPFCAAGENCPANAIPGKIEAENFDVPGKGKDGSSYYDGDSENHGDSDYRKGTGVDLYKKATGVIVGYNSEGDWLEYTVDVKEEGDYTMFAAVAAAGSTSSFKLSLDGKDITEELSVPAASSGEDNYDEYNKVKANVKLPAGEHVLRFTVVGSWLDIDYFTFVKGANAKDPEETIGITKGVRYNVQGVQTYGVYGLNGKFVGRVDASSNFDVRSKVNNLVKESGVYVVKSLTTGTTLRLSVTK; translated from the coding sequence ATGGGATTGTTTAGTAAAATGGCGAAAGCAGCCGCCGTTGTCGCGGGTTTTGCCGTTGTGAATAGCTTTGCAGTATCGGTCAATAACCCGATTATGTATGTCGATAGCCCGGACCCCTCGATTGTTCGCGTTGACGACGCTTACTACATGGTGACGACGACCATGCACTTTGCCCCGGGCGTGCCCGTTTTCAAGAGCACCGATTTGGCCCAGTGGCGCACGGTGGGCTATGCCTACCAGACTCTCACCAATAATGACAACATGAACTTGAACGGCGGCAAGGACGCCTACGGTAAGGGCTCCTGGGCATCAAGCATCCGCTACCATAAGGGATTTTTCTACGTGCTGACCCCGTCTTACACGACGGGCAAAACTCATTTGTACAAAACTGCCGACGTTGAAAACGGCCCATGGTCCGAAGTGCAGCTCCCGTTCTACCATGACCCTTCTTTGTTCTTTGATGACGATGGCACCGTGTGGGTGTTCTACGGCAGTGGTGACCAGATTAGCTACGTGCAGTTGAACGATGATGCTAGCGGCGTGAAGGCAGGTGGCCGTAGCGGTAAGCTTGGCGGCGTGAGCGTGAACCAGGCGACCGGCAAGAGCGGCTATATCGTGCAGCAGGAAGGCTCGCACATGGAAAAGGTAAACGGCGAATACTATCTGTTCACGATTTCTTGGCCGAACGGTTCCTGCCGTACCGAAGTGGTTTACCGTTCTAAGAACCTCTTGAGTGGATATACAGGAAGAGTTTTCCTCTCTGATAACGGTGTTGCGCAGGGTGGCATTTTCGATACTCCCGATGGCAAGTGGTATGCGCTTTTGTTCCGCGATTCTGGCCCGGTTGGCCGTATGTCGCACCTGGTGCCGATGGAATGGAAAGACGGTTGGCCGGTTCCGACGAGCGGATCCAAGGCTCCCTCGACGATTGACTTGCCGGAATCTCCGCTCCCGGGCTACGGCATGGTCACGAGTGACGATTTTGAATCTGGCGAACTTGCTCTCGAATGGCAGTTCAACCATAACCCCGATAACAAAAACTGGAGCTTGTCTGCAAATCCGGGATTTTTCCGCATTACCACGGGCCGCACGGATAGCCGTGTCGTGAATGCAAAGAACACTTTGACACAGCGTTCCTTTGGCCCTAAGAGTTCTGGCCGTACGCTTGTTGACGGCAAGGGCATGAAGGATGGAGACATGGCGGGCCTCGTTGCTTTGCAGGATGACAAGGGCTTTGTGGCTCTGGCTAAGGAAAGCGGCAGCTACAAGGTGGTGATGTACACCGGAAACAAGGACGGCGAAAGCCAGAAGGAAAGCAAGTCGATTTCGGGTTCCAAGGTTTACCTGCGAATTGATTTTGACCTGCCGATTGACCGCGGTACCGCATACTTCTATTACAGCACTGATGGCGACACTTGGACAAAGATTGGCAACGATGTCAAGCTCAATTACGACCTCCACATGTTCGTGGGAGTGCGCTGGGGCCTCTTTAACTTTGCAACCAAGCAGGCCGGCGGCTATGCAGACTTTGACTGGTTCAAGGTCGGTGTAGACGCAAACGATGAGATTTACCTCGATGGCGCCGGTTCTGAACCTGTACCGCAGACTCCTTTCTGTGCCGCAGGCGAAAACTGCCCTGCCAATGCAATCCCGGGCAAGATTGAAGCAGAAAACTTTGACGTGCCGGGCAAGGGCAAGGATGGTTCCTCTTACTATGACGGCGATTCCGAAAATCACGGCGATAGTGACTATCGCAAGGGTACTGGCGTAGACCTTTACAAAAAGGCAACCGGCGTCATTGTGGGCTACAACAGCGAAGGCGACTGGCTCGAATACACCGTGGACGTGAAGGAAGAAGGCGATTACACCATGTTCGCAGCTGTTGCTGCTGCGGGTTCCACCTCTAGCTTCAAGCTCTCCTTGGATGGCAAGGACATTACCGAAGAACTCTCTGTTCCGGCGGCAAGTTCTGGCGAAGATAATTACGATGAATACAATAAGGTGAAAGCCAATGTGAAGCTCCCTGCGGGCGAACATGTGCTCCGCTTTACGGTTGTAGGTTCCTGGCTTGATATCGACTACTTTACGTTCGTGAAGGGCGCGAATGCTAAGGATCCAGAAGAGACGATTGGCATCACAAAGGGCGTTCGCTATAATGTGCAGGGAGTGCAGACTTATGGTGTCTATGGCTTGAACGGTAAGTTCGTCGGCCGCGTGGATGCTTCCAGCAACTTCGATGTACGTAGCAAGGTGAACAACCTCGTGAAGGAAAGCGGCGTGTACGTCGTCAAGTCCCTCACCACCGGCACCACCCTCCGCCTCTCCGTAACAAAGTAA
- a CDS encoding carbohydrate binding domain-containing protein, whose protein sequence is MFGKIFKKAHCVLSLAVLASLTTFSFADNINVNGTNRTMNVYAPKNIEKGRPLIIQMHGMNQDAPYQQNAAKWEPIADTARFVVVFPNGQNKAWDISGDKDLNFIKAIINEMYNKYGIDKNRVYVSGFSMGGMMSYHVANKMGDQIAAIAPVSGGGGVNSPKRAMPIMHTHGTSDDVVNYNSTVNTLKGWVSAQKCSSSSKVTKPYPTNKSGSAASLEVWSGCKDNVEVRLLTIAGKGHWYSMDEAVSVNTSVEIWNFVKNYSLDGSTLAPPIEVPTDRDSIFNGGFDSTDVAWTLQTHGSAAATGDVKNGKYQLDISAIGTENYQVQVIQHDLHLEKGQWYEVSFDASAGASRTLEVNVEQHTDPWASYLTEKKNFEIGTESKKYSFQFQMTAATDKDSRLSFNAGASTGTLMLDNVTLKKIAEPDPGTIALAPSLRLKTTAGVYNVYSLAGKRLGFVEIIENDVPNMQKTMKNAGFGKGVYILRSKTRSFMMPVDR, encoded by the coding sequence ATGTTTGGTAAAATTTTTAAGAAGGCGCATTGCGTCCTTTCTCTTGCCGTATTGGCGAGTCTCACTACATTTTCATTTGCAGACAACATTAATGTGAACGGCACGAACCGTACCATGAATGTGTATGCCCCGAAGAACATCGAAAAGGGCCGTCCGCTCATTATCCAAATGCACGGCATGAATCAGGATGCTCCGTATCAGCAGAATGCCGCCAAGTGGGAGCCGATTGCCGATACCGCACGTTTTGTGGTCGTGTTCCCGAACGGTCAGAACAAGGCTTGGGACATCTCTGGCGACAAGGACCTGAATTTTATCAAGGCCATCATTAACGAAATGTACAACAAGTACGGCATTGACAAGAATCGCGTTTACGTTTCGGGATTCTCGATGGGCGGCATGATGAGCTACCATGTGGCAAACAAGATGGGCGACCAGATTGCGGCCATTGCTCCGGTTTCTGGTGGCGGTGGCGTGAACTCGCCCAAGCGCGCGATGCCGATTATGCATACCCACGGCACGAGTGATGACGTGGTGAATTACAACAGCACCGTGAATACCCTCAAGGGCTGGGTCTCTGCGCAGAAGTGCTCTTCGAGTTCCAAGGTCACAAAGCCGTATCCGACAAACAAGTCGGGCTCTGCCGCCTCTCTCGAAGTCTGGAGCGGCTGCAAGGATAACGTCGAAGTCCGTTTGCTCACGATTGCTGGCAAGGGCCATTGGTATTCCATGGATGAGGCTGTCAGTGTCAATACGAGCGTCGAAATCTGGAACTTCGTGAAGAATTATTCCTTGGACGGTTCCACGCTTGCGCCGCCGATTGAGGTCCCGACTGACCGCGACAGCATTTTCAACGGTGGCTTTGATTCGACTGATGTCGCTTGGACTTTGCAGACTCACGGTAGCGCTGCTGCAACAGGCGATGTGAAAAATGGCAAGTATCAGCTTGACATTTCTGCCATCGGCACGGAAAATTACCAGGTGCAGGTGATTCAGCATGACTTGCATCTCGAAAAAGGCCAATGGTACGAAGTGAGCTTTGATGCTAGTGCCGGCGCCTCCCGTACGCTCGAAGTGAATGTGGAACAGCACACGGATCCGTGGGCAAGCTACCTCACCGAAAAGAAAAATTTTGAAATCGGCACGGAATCCAAGAAGTATTCCTTCCAGTTCCAGATGACCGCCGCCACCGACAAGGATTCCCGCTTGAGCTTCAATGCGGGCGCCTCGACAGGCACGCTCATGCTTGATAATGTCACGCTCAAGAAAATTGCGGAACCCGATCCGGGAACAATTGCGCTGGCTCCGTCTCTCCGTCTCAAAACGACCGCTGGAGTGTACAATGTTTATAGCCTTGCGGGCAAGCGCCTCGGTTTTGTTGAAATCATTGAAAACGATGTGCCGAACATGCAAAAAACGATGAAAAACGCAGGCTTTGGCAAGGGCGTCTACATCTTGCGCAGCAAAACACGCTCGTTCATGATGCCGGTGGATCGGTAA
- a CDS encoding carbohydrate-binding protein has translation MFGLNKKNGRKFGVLASLALAGLVSQAFAHPDSLVLTPPLGWNSWNVFHENINEKQIQEIADAMVNSGLKDAGYVFLNLDDNWMDTKRDAQGNLQNNPKTFPSGMKAIADYVHKKGLKFGLYGDRGKRTCHHYNSNWQSESGSNGHEVQDAKKLAEWGVDYWKYDNCDSDPRTQEKDYTAMSNALRNSGRDIVFSICMWEYKDWMPKIANLWRTTFDIGPEWISTSWYRGVYEIIDANNKYWQIAKPGHWNDPDMLEVGNRGLSYEEQRSQMTMWSIMAAPIMISSDVRNMSNETKELYLNKDMIAINQDSLGVQGHRISDKNGKQVWTKPLKNGDIAVALLNNNNSTQTVECNFKDIGVEGEVEVRDAWKKKDLGPVSSVSIELPAHGSALLRLVLKPVPREPFKGKPLDIPGKIEVEDFDVNGVGQGNTTYNESDTENHGDSDYRPGTGVDLYKKATGVIVGYNQAGEWLEYTVNVAKTGTYTMSASVASANSTSSFKLSMDGKDITEEIAVPAATAGEDNYDEYNTVEAKVSLTEGEHILRFTVTGDWMDIDWIEFSDETVGLAKVRLTSFESENSYNVFGATGKHLGRVDLNGAGLAQALENAGYARGTYMMRSVKGNKIHRVNVAK, from the coding sequence ATGTTTGGTTTGAACAAGAAAAATGGTCGCAAGTTTGGAGTGCTAGCTTCTTTGGCTTTAGCGGGATTGGTTTCCCAGGCCTTTGCGCATCCGGATAGCTTGGTGCTTACGCCCCCGCTCGGGTGGAACAGCTGGAACGTTTTCCACGAAAACATCAACGAAAAGCAGATTCAGGAAATTGCCGACGCGATGGTCAATTCCGGCCTGAAGGATGCGGGCTATGTGTTCCTTAATCTGGACGATAACTGGATGGACACCAAGCGCGATGCCCAGGGCAACCTCCAGAACAACCCGAAGACTTTCCCGAGTGGCATGAAGGCCATTGCTGATTACGTGCATAAGAAGGGCCTGAAGTTCGGCCTTTACGGCGACCGTGGCAAACGCACCTGCCACCATTATAATAGCAACTGGCAAAGCGAAAGTGGTTCCAACGGCCACGAAGTTCAGGACGCCAAGAAGCTCGCTGAATGGGGCGTTGATTACTGGAAGTACGATAACTGCGACTCGGATCCGAGAACGCAGGAAAAAGATTACACTGCAATGTCCAACGCTCTCCGCAATTCCGGACGCGACATCGTGTTCAGCATTTGCATGTGGGAATACAAGGACTGGATGCCGAAAATTGCTAACCTCTGGCGCACCACTTTCGACATTGGTCCCGAATGGATTTCGACTTCGTGGTACCGCGGCGTCTACGAAATTATCGATGCGAACAACAAGTATTGGCAGATTGCAAAGCCCGGTCACTGGAATGACCCGGACATGCTCGAAGTAGGTAACAGAGGCCTCTCTTACGAGGAACAGCGCTCCCAGATGACGATGTGGTCCATCATGGCTGCTCCCATCATGATCAGTTCCGATGTGCGCAACATGAGCAACGAGACTAAGGAACTCTACCTGAACAAGGACATGATTGCCATTAACCAGGACTCCTTGGGCGTTCAGGGCCACCGCATTTCTGACAAGAATGGCAAGCAGGTTTGGACCAAGCCTTTGAAAAATGGCGATATCGCCGTGGCGCTTCTCAACAATAACAATTCTACCCAGACCGTCGAATGCAACTTTAAAGACATTGGCGTAGAGGGCGAAGTAGAAGTCCGCGATGCCTGGAAAAAGAAGGATTTGGGACCGGTCTCTAGTGTTTCTATTGAACTCCCGGCTCATGGTTCTGCACTGCTCCGCTTGGTTTTAAAGCCGGTTCCGCGCGAACCGTTCAAGGGCAAGCCTCTTGACATTCCGGGTAAGATCGAAGTGGAAGATTTCGATGTGAACGGCGTGGGTCAGGGCAACACCACTTACAACGAAAGCGATACAGAAAACCACGGCGATTCCGATTACCGCCCGGGTACTGGCGTGGACCTTTACAAGAAGGCTACCGGTGTCATTGTTGGCTATAACCAGGCGGGCGAATGGCTTGAATACACCGTGAACGTTGCCAAGACGGGTACTTACACAATGAGCGCTTCTGTGGCTTCTGCTAATAGCACCTCGAGCTTCAAGCTCTCCATGGATGGGAAGGACATTACCGAAGAAATCGCCGTGCCTGCAGCAACCGCCGGTGAAGACAACTATGACGAATACAATACAGTCGAAGCCAAGGTGAGCCTGACCGAAGGCGAACACATTCTCCGCTTTACGGTGACTGGCGACTGGATGGACATCGACTGGATTGAATTTTCCGATGAAACGGTGGGGCTTGCTAAAGTTCGTCTCACATCGTTTGAATCCGAAAATTCATACAACGTATTCGGCGCTACGGGTAAGCACCTTGGCCGCGTGGACTTGAACGGTGCTGGCTTGGCTCAGGCTCTCGAAAATGCGGGCTACGCACGTGGCACGTACATGATGCGCTCCGTCAAGGGAAATAAGATCCACCGTGTGAACGTCGCTAAGTAA
- a CDS encoding carbohydrate-binding protein: MSFKTISHLAAVSALFLGATVATAADQATFYVAPNGSDSNKGTEEAPFKTITQAQKAVRAINGTMTGDISVVLRGGTYQLPSTVNFTEADGGKDGFYVRYKAYPNETPLVTGGIPMSGWTIHDEKNNIWKVEGVEARFRQLYVNGKKAVRARMPNLKDNGDHNFFRLNKVDSTGSAFLLNSGDVKSTDWKNPKKVEIHLMIAWAESILRLDKISQQGNTFKFEPQDPERSKLFRRKYPMLGTAFMSNPPKQQVYYLENAYEFIDQPGEWYLDESTNTLYYKAREGEAMGTANVVAPRVNTLFSILGKDTKNKVGYMSFEGITFAHTNYLRPSEEGFLDLQAGMFNIEVMAENGRLGSNKFLLWRPDAGFRIENAHHMKIKNCTFTQMAATGLDMVSGTNDDVVEGSVFYEIGANGIMLGKFSQDSLTEIHIPYNPTDKEEISTRDTLRYNLITNVTNEHQGAVGIAAGYPRYVVIENNEVSYTNYSGISVGYGWTKQQTAMTNNKINKNDIHHISRLLCDSGPIYTLSNQGTGSEIKENYLHDYGASEWSDYWVLPIYLDEGSSGFAVENNSYKNAPSGVGRNAPGEFTEKNNNGYIASVAEAAGLQGEFKNIGDRIATIPLPDFSNVVPQAPFVDNMTIPGSIEMENYDEGGQSVSFNDKDFVNEGGVYREDGVDITQIDSTDKSKGYAVGYTQAGEWMEYTLKVTAAGEYVFLANVASGLEGSSFQLFMDGKAISDTIVAPKGEDWNTYGTVEGKTAALEAGEHVLRVAITGAYLNIDWIKFGKTKEEIISIKPSVRYGLNMDISRSSSLNVFDIRGQHLGRIHVMGVPTTSSVMQAMHAKNFKSGVYFVQSVNKTFGKMIQVK, from the coding sequence ATGAGCTTCAAAACAATTAGTCATCTTGCTGCAGTTTCTGCACTCTTCTTGGGTGCGACTGTTGCGACCGCCGCTGATCAGGCCACTTTCTATGTCGCTCCCAATGGCAGCGATTCCAACAAGGGTACCGAAGAGGCCCCGTTCAAGACCATTACGCAGGCCCAGAAGGCTGTGCGCGCCATCAACGGCACCATGACGGGCGATATTTCCGTTGTTCTCCGTGGTGGTACTTACCAGCTTCCGAGTACGGTCAACTTCACCGAAGCTGATGGCGGCAAGGACGGCTTCTACGTCCGCTATAAAGCCTATCCGAACGAAACCCCGCTTGTCACTGGCGGTATCCCTATGTCCGGTTGGACCATTCACGATGAAAAGAATAACATCTGGAAGGTCGAAGGCGTCGAAGCCCGTTTCCGCCAGCTCTACGTGAACGGCAAGAAGGCTGTTCGTGCCCGTATGCCGAACCTCAAGGACAATGGCGACCACAACTTCTTCCGCTTGAACAAGGTGGACTCTACGGGTTCTGCATTCCTCCTGAACAGCGGCGATGTCAAGTCTACGGATTGGAAAAATCCCAAGAAGGTCGAAATTCATTTGATGATTGCATGGGCCGAAAGCATCTTGCGTCTTGACAAGATTTCCCAGCAGGGCAATACCTTCAAGTTTGAACCGCAGGATCCTGAAAGAAGCAAGCTTTTCCGCCGCAAGTACCCGATGCTCGGTACCGCTTTCATGAGCAATCCGCCGAAGCAGCAGGTCTACTACCTCGAAAACGCATACGAATTTATCGACCAGCCGGGTGAATGGTACCTCGACGAATCGACCAACACGCTTTACTACAAGGCCCGCGAAGGCGAAGCTATGGGCACGGCAAATGTCGTTGCACCGCGCGTCAACACGCTCTTCAGCATCCTCGGTAAGGATACGAAGAACAAAGTCGGTTACATGTCTTTCGAAGGCATCACCTTTGCCCATACAAACTACTTGCGCCCGAGCGAAGAAGGCTTCCTCGATTTGCAGGCTGGTATGTTCAACATCGAAGTCATGGCTGAAAACGGCCGTCTTGGCTCTAACAAGTTCCTCCTCTGGCGTCCGGATGCAGGCTTCCGCATCGAAAACGCGCACCACATGAAGATCAAGAACTGCACCTTCACGCAGATGGCTGCAACCGGTCTTGACATGGTCTCTGGCACGAACGATGACGTTGTTGAAGGTAGCGTTTTCTATGAAATCGGTGCAAACGGCATTATGCTCGGCAAGTTCTCTCAGGACTCTCTCACCGAAATTCACATTCCGTACAATCCGACCGATAAGGAAGAAATCAGCACTCGCGATACGCTCCGTTACAACCTCATCACCAACGTCACCAACGAACATCAGGGTGCTGTGGGTATTGCCGCTGGCTATCCGCGCTATGTCGTGATTGAAAACAACGAAGTGTCTTATACAAACTATTCCGGCATCTCTGTGGGCTACGGCTGGACCAAGCAGCAGACTGCCATGACGAACAACAAGATCAACAAGAACGACATCCACCACATCTCCCGTTTGCTTTGCGACTCCGGCCCGATTTACACCTTGAGCAACCAGGGCACGGGTAGCGAAATCAAGGAAAACTACCTCCACGATTACGGTGCATCTGAATGGTCTGACTACTGGGTTCTCCCGATTTACCTCGACGAAGGTTCTAGTGGCTTTGCTGTCGAAAACAACTCTTACAAGAACGCTCCGAGCGGCGTTGGCCGTAACGCTCCGGGTGAATTTACCGAAAAGAACAACAATGGTTACATCGCTTCTGTTGCCGAAGCTGCAGGCCTTCAGGGCGAATTCAAGAACATCGGGGATCGCATTGCTACAATCCCGCTTCCGGATTTCTCCAACGTGGTTCCGCAGGCTCCGTTTGTTGACAACATGACGATTCCGGGCTCTATCGAAATGGAAAACTACGATGAAGGCGGACAGAGCGTTTCTTTCAACGACAAGGACTTTGTGAACGAAGGCGGCGTCTACCGCGAAGATGGCGTGGACATCACTCAGATTGATTCAACCGACAAGTCGAAGGGCTACGCTGTGGGTTACACGCAGGCTGGCGAATGGATGGAATACACCTTGAAGGTGACTGCCGCTGGTGAATACGTGTTCCTCGCTAACGTTGCTTCTGGTCTCGAAGGCTCTAGCTTCCAGCTCTTTATGGATGGCAAGGCTATCAGCGATACGATTGTTGCCCCGAAGGGTGAAGACTGGAATACTTACGGTACCGTTGAAGGAAAGACGGCTGCTCTCGAAGCTGGTGAACATGTGCTTCGCGTGGCAATTACGGGTGCTTACCTGAACATTGACTGGATCAAGTTCGGTAAGACTAAGGAAGAAATCATTTCGATCAAGCCGAGCGTCCGTTACGGTTTGAACATGGATATTTCCCGCAGTTCCTCGCTTAACGTGTTTGATATCCGTGGTCAGCATTTGGGCCGCATTCACGTGATGGGTGTGCCGACGACAAGCTCTGTGATGCAGGCTATGCATGCGAAGAACTTCAAGTCCGGTGTCTACTTTGTCCAGAGCGTGAACAAGACCTTTGGCAAGATGATTCAGGTAAAATAA